ACCACCGCCGGCGCGATCACCAGCATGTCGCTGGGCTTCCTGACCGCGCTGTTCTTCATGCTCAAGGACGGCCTGGACGCCAACACGCCGATCTACTACAGCCTGAGCGTGGCACTGGTGAGTTTCGTCGTGGTGAGTGTGTTGTCGCCACGGCCGAGTGCGGTGGCCAAGGTGGTTTGACCGCCAACTCTCGGCAATGAGATCCCTGTGGGAGCGAGCTTGCTCGCGATGACGGCGGTACATTCAACATAAATGCATCCCCGTCCACCGCTATCGCGAGCAAGCTCGCTCCCACAGATTCTGTCTTGAACAATAAAAAGATCGCAGTTCCGGGCCATCTCTATTGAAATGGTCCGGAACTGCGATCTCTCCAAATTCCTGGTGGGTTTACCGGCGGCGCGGTTGGCGGCGGCGTTGATCGTCATCGGTGCGGATCGGTATCGGTTGCATCGGTGGCTCGATCAGGCCAAGCGCAACACCCAGGTCGTGAAGCCAATTCTGGATTTTCTCTTTCATCGTGGTGCCCCCTCAGGGTGGTACGAGCGGCAAATTACTGTGGCCCCTTCGCACTGATAATAGTCCGATGTTCTACGCAATGCTCGTCTCAGTTTGCAATGATCTGTTACTGAATTGATCCAAATCCACCTCCCGGAGTTCAAGCCGATTGCGCCGTCGTCATGGACGCTCGCGGCCAGGCCTGTTGTTGCAATTCGATCCAGGCGTTGAGGTTGGCCCCGACCATGCCTTTGCGCCACATCAGCCAGGTCGTGGCGCTGGCAAACGGCTCGGCCAGCGGATGCACCGTCACCCGCTCGCGGCCCGGCAGGCTGGCCAGCATCGACTCGGACATCAACGCCACCCCGGACCCGGCGATCACACACGCCAGCATCCCTTGGTAAGACTCGATTTCCATCGCCCGGCCCATGGTCGCGTGGTCATGGGCAAACCAGGCCTCCAAACGCATCCGATAGGAGCAACCACGCCGGAACGTGAACACCGCGCGTCCCTGCACATCCAGCGCGCTGCGTACCGGCGCATGATCGGCCTCGGTAATCAGTACCAACCGCTCGTCGCACAACGGCACGCCGTCGAGCCCCGCCAGCTCCAGCGGGCCGTCCACCAACGCCGCGTCGAGACGATTGGTGAGCAGGCCCTCAAGCAATTCGCCACTCGGCCCGGACTGCACTTGCAGGTTCACCGCCGGATACGCCCGGTGATAAGTCGCCAGCAAGTCCGGCAGATGCGTCGCCGCCGTGCTGTACATCGTGCCCAGCAGAAAATCCCCGGCCGGCTGCCCGCCCTGCACGGCGGCATGGGCCTCGTCGTGCAAGGCGAACAGCCTGGCCGCATAGTCCAATAGGACTTTTCCTGCCGGTGACAACTGCAAACGCTGACGCTCACGCAGGAAAAGGTCCACGCCCAGTTGCTCTTCAAGCTGCTTGAGCCGGGTCGAAAGGTTCGACGGCACCCGGTGCAGGCGCTCGGCGGCCCGGGTGATGGAACCTTCCTCGGCCACGGCCTGGAAAATCCGTAATTGGCTGAACTCCACGACATTCTCCAAAAAAGAACAAGTTACTCACTATTATTCATTTTTAATGAAAGTCAATCGGTCCTAGCCTGACGGTCATTCGCCTCGACGCTGGAGAACGACCATGTCACCTCTTATT
The sequence above is drawn from the Pseudomonas sp. St316 genome and encodes:
- a CDS encoding PA1414 family protein, with amino-acid sequence MKEKIQNWLHDLGVALGLIEPPMQPIPIRTDDDQRRRQPRRR
- a CDS encoding LysR family transcriptional regulator, producing the protein MEFSQLRIFQAVAEEGSITRAAERLHRVPSNLSTRLKQLEEQLGVDLFLRERQRLQLSPAGKVLLDYAARLFALHDEAHAAVQGGQPAGDFLLGTMYSTAATHLPDLLATYHRAYPAVNLQVQSGPSGELLEGLLTNRLDAALVDGPLELAGLDGVPLCDERLVLITEADHAPVRSALDVQGRAVFTFRRGCSYRMRLEAWFAHDHATMGRAMEIESYQGMLACVIAGSGVALMSESMLASLPGRERVTVHPLAEPFASATTWLMWRKGMVGANLNAWIELQQQAWPRASMTTAQSA